Proteins encoded together in one Chryseobacterium sp. G0201 window:
- a CDS encoding thiol-disulfide oxidoreductase DCC family protein, with the protein MDENWQNKYIVFFDGECGVCNFWVQWILERDKNDQFMFASLQSNFGQSFLSERGLETKIFNTMYLWKPNQYYLIKSKAVLQIASILGGIYKLSGIGKIFPASLSDSIYDIISKNRMKLANQKCYLPTPHQRGKFIEV; encoded by the coding sequence ATGGACGAAAATTGGCAAAATAAATATATAGTATTTTTTGACGGAGAATGTGGAGTCTGCAATTTCTGGGTACAATGGATTTTGGAAAGGGATAAAAATGATCAATTTATGTTTGCTTCACTGCAATCAAATTTTGGACAGAGTTTTTTGTCAGAAAGAGGTCTTGAAACTAAAATATTCAACACTATGTATCTTTGGAAACCGAATCAATATTACCTCATAAAATCTAAAGCTGTTTTACAAATCGCATCAATATTAGGTGGAATCTATAAGCTTTCAGGAATTGGAAAAATTTTCCCTGCATCTTTAAGTGATAGTATCTATGATATTATTTCTAAAAATAGAATGAAATTGGCAAACCAAAAATGTTATCTACCTACGCCACATCAAAGAGGAAAGTTTATTGAAGTTTAA